In Nerophis lumbriciformis linkage group LG12, RoL_Nlum_v2.1, whole genome shotgun sequence, a single genomic region encodes these proteins:
- the ccdc157 gene encoding coiled-coil domain-containing protein 157 isoform X2 has translation MSKFLGRRDCIESLQKDLADLQVAILDVFSTTGQLRVFSWKFPDKLSCNLDLELEQYDFMDGDDEFNQHSHIVLLELVIDRLLLLLQASSVYVEQLSTIEKKQHHHQKGSMSIGLVVKKYWRLLVEFANMKKRYKKNELKTDTLDGDECVSSTSRNDSITHGFSAPSSTSSITFLAENEAPSSVIHTPKVDTCNISCQTIQSPSAPCAVCHQVQSTIRKTGKALVELLQGEGLPSSLQPLSIAVEDTVDGGQMSPGDVAQWTSEQLKDMRRLAKHVQDVRDTVKPLTTKLAEADVERNKLRQDMESAQKKLTEEVENQKSACLQMELLLKKTQATMKETEDRLSEEYGQLSREYASLNKCKSSLEETLAIQQDGLEALEVERNALQEKLETLHIEKEVCSKLQERIQQLESQMSESELLLEKEMAKYHSACHHQESMQTKQKSLLQRVYALDDECEDLHRRLGQREESEIDLCDQLQQMSEDNKRLRVQITSLQDISSQLQHEKQALETHLDEFKTTVTDLKERVKSCTERERLLVAFPDLSPLAHTQPQSTGSVLLDMEQQLQANCMRIRVLEKENTTLNSSLVKLKEAAQHNAVKTCSLSSGSTAVEKQLLMQRNPFRQTSSASWWGYGDKGAKAKGRHGWESTHAADHVSPSCVTLQNLHLSISSTAATHKTSYSPLTRSVKQKKKRIFLK, from the exons ATGTCTAAGTTTTTAGGTCGTCGGGACTGTATAGAAAGTCTACAGAAAGACCTTGCTGACCTCCAAGTTGCCATTTTGGACGTTTTTTCAACAACCGGTCAGTTGCGGGTTTTCTCCTGGAAATTCCCGGACAAACTTTCCTGTAATCTGGACTTGGAGTTGGAGCAGTATGACTTTATGGACGGAGATGATGAATTTAACCAGCATTCTCACATCGTTTTACTGGAGTTAGTAATAGACag ACTACTACTACTTCTCCAAGCATCTAGTGTGTATGTTGAGCAACTGAGCACCATTGAGAAGAAGCAACACCACCACCAGAAGGGAAGCATGTCAATTGGACTTGTTGTCAAAAAATACTGGAGACTTTTAGTTGAGTTTGCCAACATGAAG AAGAGGTACAAGAAAAACGAGTTAAAAACCGACACGTTGGATGGTGATGAGTGTGTATCGTCAACCTCGCGGAACGACAGCATCACCCATGGCTTTTCTGCACCGTCTTCAACGAGCTCTATCACGTTTTTGGCAGAAAACGAGGCACCTTCCAGTGTCATTCACACTCCCAAAGTTGACACCTGCAATATAAGTTGTCAGACTATCCAATCACCCTCGGCTCCCTGCGCCGTATGTCACCAAGTTCAGTCTACTATTAGAAAGACAGGCAAGGCATTAGTCGAACTTCTTCAAGGTGAGGGTCTGCCCTCTTCTTTACAACCACTCTCAATTGCCGTGGAGGACACAGTAGACGGGGGGCAAATGTCACCAGGTGATGTTGCCCAATGGACTAGCGAGCAGCTTAAAGATATGCGCCGACTCGCAAAACATGTACAGGATGTGCGGGATACAGTAAAGCCTCTTACCACGAAACTGGCAGAAGCAGACGTAGAGCGAAACAAATTGCGACAAGACATGGAAAGTGCACAAAAGAAACTAACTGAAGAAGTGGAAAATCAGAAATCTGCATGTCTTCAGATGGAGCTTTTGTTGAAGAAAACACAAGCAACCATGAAAGAAACAGAGGACAGGCTATCAGAGGAGTATGGACAACTTAGTAGAG AATATGCATCCCTAAATAAGTGCAAGTCCAGTCTGGAGGAAACATTAGCAATACAGCAAGATGGACTGGAAGCCCTTG AGGTTGAGCGAAATGCTCTACAGGAGAAACTGGAGACGTTACACATAGAAAAAGAGGTATGTTCAAAACTACAAGAGAGGATCCAACAGTTAGAAAGTCAAATGTCTGAGTCTGAACTACTCCTGGAAAAAGAGATGGCCAAATACCACAGTGCGTGTCATCATCAGGAG TCAATGCAAACAAAGCAAAAGTCTTTGCTGCAGAGAGTTTATGCTCTCGATGACGAGTGCGAGGATCTGCACAGGCGGTTGGGACAGAGGGAGGAAAGTGAGATCGACCTCTGCGATCAACTTCAACAGATGTCAGAGGATAACAAACGACTACGAGTGCAAATCACTTCACTTCAG GATATTAGTTCACAGCTCCAACATGAGAAGCAGGCACTAGAAACACACTTGGACGAGTTCAAGACCACAGTGACTGACCTCAAAGAACGTGTGAAATCCTGTACAGAGAGAGAAAGGTTGCTGGTGGCGTTCCCTGACCTCAGCCCCCTCGCTCACACCCAACCACAGA GTACAGGGAGCGTGCTTTTGGATATGGAGCAACAGTTACAAGCCAACTGCATGCGCATTCGAGTCCTCGAGAAGGAGAACACCACCCTTAACAGCAGCCTGGTGAAATTGAAGGAGGCAGCGCAACATAATGCTGTTAAG ACGTGTAGCCTCTCTTCAGGAAGCACGGCGGTAGAAAAACAGCTACTGATGCAAAGAAATCCATT CAGGCAGACCAGCAGTGCTTCATGGTGGGGATACGGTGACAAAGGGGCCAAAGCCAAAGGCCGTCACGGTTGGGAGTCGACTCATGCAGCAGATCACGTATCCCCCTCTTGTGTCACCCTTCAAAACCTCCACCTAAGCATCAGTTCTACTGCTGCGACGCACAAGACCTCTTATTCACCTCTAACGAGGAGCGtgaaacagaagaaaaaaaggatCTTTTTGAAGTGA
- the ccdc157 gene encoding coiled-coil domain-containing protein 157 isoform X1, translating into MSKFLGRRDCIESLQKDLADLQVAILDVFSTTGQLRVFSWKFPDKLSCNLDLELEQYDFMDGDDEFNQHSHIVLLELVIDRLLLLLQASSVYVEQLSTIEKKQHHHQKGSMSIGLVVKKYWRLLVEFANMKKRYKKNELKTDTLDGDECVSSTSRNDSITHGFSAPSSTSSITFLAENEAPSSVIHTPKVDTCNISCQTIQSPSAPCAVCHQVQSTIRKTGKALVELLQGEGLPSSLQPLSIAVEDTVDGGQMSPGDVAQWTSEQLKDMRRLAKHVQDVRDTVKPLTTKLAEADVERNKLRQDMESAQKKLTEEVENQKSACLQMELLLKKTQATMKETEDRLSEEYGQLSREYASLNKCKSSLEETLAIQQDGLEALEVERNALQEKLETLHIEKEVCSKLQERIQQLESQMSESELLLEKEMAKYHSACHHQESMQTKQKSLLQRVYALDDECEDLHRRLGQREESEIDLCDQLQQMSEDNKRLRVQITSLQDISSQLQHEKQALETHLDEFKTTVTDLKERVKSCTERERLLVAFPDLSPLAHTQPQSTGSVLLDMEQQLQANCMRIRVLEKENTTLNSSLVKLKEAAQHNAVKTCSLSSGSTAVEKQLLMQRNPFSRQTSSASWWGYGDKGAKAKGRHGWESTHAADHVSPSCVTLQNLHLSISSTAATHKTSYSPLTRSVKQKKKRIFLK; encoded by the exons ATGTCTAAGTTTTTAGGTCGTCGGGACTGTATAGAAAGTCTACAGAAAGACCTTGCTGACCTCCAAGTTGCCATTTTGGACGTTTTTTCAACAACCGGTCAGTTGCGGGTTTTCTCCTGGAAATTCCCGGACAAACTTTCCTGTAATCTGGACTTGGAGTTGGAGCAGTATGACTTTATGGACGGAGATGATGAATTTAACCAGCATTCTCACATCGTTTTACTGGAGTTAGTAATAGACag ACTACTACTACTTCTCCAAGCATCTAGTGTGTATGTTGAGCAACTGAGCACCATTGAGAAGAAGCAACACCACCACCAGAAGGGAAGCATGTCAATTGGACTTGTTGTCAAAAAATACTGGAGACTTTTAGTTGAGTTTGCCAACATGAAG AAGAGGTACAAGAAAAACGAGTTAAAAACCGACACGTTGGATGGTGATGAGTGTGTATCGTCAACCTCGCGGAACGACAGCATCACCCATGGCTTTTCTGCACCGTCTTCAACGAGCTCTATCACGTTTTTGGCAGAAAACGAGGCACCTTCCAGTGTCATTCACACTCCCAAAGTTGACACCTGCAATATAAGTTGTCAGACTATCCAATCACCCTCGGCTCCCTGCGCCGTATGTCACCAAGTTCAGTCTACTATTAGAAAGACAGGCAAGGCATTAGTCGAACTTCTTCAAGGTGAGGGTCTGCCCTCTTCTTTACAACCACTCTCAATTGCCGTGGAGGACACAGTAGACGGGGGGCAAATGTCACCAGGTGATGTTGCCCAATGGACTAGCGAGCAGCTTAAAGATATGCGCCGACTCGCAAAACATGTACAGGATGTGCGGGATACAGTAAAGCCTCTTACCACGAAACTGGCAGAAGCAGACGTAGAGCGAAACAAATTGCGACAAGACATGGAAAGTGCACAAAAGAAACTAACTGAAGAAGTGGAAAATCAGAAATCTGCATGTCTTCAGATGGAGCTTTTGTTGAAGAAAACACAAGCAACCATGAAAGAAACAGAGGACAGGCTATCAGAGGAGTATGGACAACTTAGTAGAG AATATGCATCCCTAAATAAGTGCAAGTCCAGTCTGGAGGAAACATTAGCAATACAGCAAGATGGACTGGAAGCCCTTG AGGTTGAGCGAAATGCTCTACAGGAGAAACTGGAGACGTTACACATAGAAAAAGAGGTATGTTCAAAACTACAAGAGAGGATCCAACAGTTAGAAAGTCAAATGTCTGAGTCTGAACTACTCCTGGAAAAAGAGATGGCCAAATACCACAGTGCGTGTCATCATCAGGAG TCAATGCAAACAAAGCAAAAGTCTTTGCTGCAGAGAGTTTATGCTCTCGATGACGAGTGCGAGGATCTGCACAGGCGGTTGGGACAGAGGGAGGAAAGTGAGATCGACCTCTGCGATCAACTTCAACAGATGTCAGAGGATAACAAACGACTACGAGTGCAAATCACTTCACTTCAG GATATTAGTTCACAGCTCCAACATGAGAAGCAGGCACTAGAAACACACTTGGACGAGTTCAAGACCACAGTGACTGACCTCAAAGAACGTGTGAAATCCTGTACAGAGAGAGAAAGGTTGCTGGTGGCGTTCCCTGACCTCAGCCCCCTCGCTCACACCCAACCACAGA GTACAGGGAGCGTGCTTTTGGATATGGAGCAACAGTTACAAGCCAACTGCATGCGCATTCGAGTCCTCGAGAAGGAGAACACCACCCTTAACAGCAGCCTGGTGAAATTGAAGGAGGCAGCGCAACATAATGCTGTTAAG ACGTGTAGCCTCTCTTCAGGAAGCACGGCGGTAGAAAAACAGCTACTGATGCAAAGAAATCCATT CAGCAGGCAGACCAGCAGTGCTTCATGGTGGGGATACGGTGACAAAGGGGCCAAAGCCAAAGGCCGTCACGGTTGGGAGTCGACTCATGCAGCAGATCACGTATCCCCCTCTTGTGTCACCCTTCAAAACCTCCACCTAAGCATCAGTTCTACTGCTGCGACGCACAAGACCTCTTATTCACCTCTAACGAGGAGCGtgaaacagaagaaaaaaaggatCTTTTTGAAGTGA
- the ccdc157 gene encoding uncharacterized protein ccdc157 isoform X6, with amino-acid sequence MEQQLQANCMRIRVLEKENTTLNSSLVKLKEAAQHNAVKTCSLSSGSTAVEKQLLMQRNPFSRQTSSASWWGYGDKGAKAKGRHGWESTHAADHVSPSCVTLQNLHLSISSTAATHKTSYSPLTRSVKQKKKRIFLK; translated from the exons ATGGAGCAACAGTTACAAGCCAACTGCATGCGCATTCGAGTCCTCGAGAAGGAGAACACCACCCTTAACAGCAGCCTGGTGAAATTGAAGGAGGCAGCGCAACATAATGCTGTTAAG ACGTGTAGCCTCTCTTCAGGAAGCACGGCGGTAGAAAAACAGCTACTGATGCAAAGAAATCCATT CAGCAGGCAGACCAGCAGTGCTTCATGGTGGGGATACGGTGACAAAGGGGCCAAAGCCAAAGGCCGTCACGGTTGGGAGTCGACTCATGCAGCAGATCACGTATCCCCCTCTTGTGTCACCCTTCAAAACCTCCACCTAAGCATCAGTTCTACTGCTGCGACGCACAAGACCTCTTATTCACCTCTAACGAGGAGCGtgaaacagaagaaaaaaaggatCTTTTTGAAGTGA
- the ccdc157 gene encoding coiled-coil domain-containing protein 157 isoform X4 — MSKFLGRRDCIESLQKDLADLQVAILDVFSTTGQLRVFSWKFPDKLSCNLDLELEQYDFMDGDDEFNQHSHIVLLELVIDRLLLLLQASSVYVEQLSTIEKKQHHHQKGSMSIGLVVKKYWRLLVEFANMKKRYKKNELKTDTLDGDECVSSTSRNDSITHGFSAPSSTSSITFLAENEAPSSVIHTPKVDTCNISCQTIQSPSAPCAVCHQVQSTIRKTGKALVELLQGEGLPSSLQPLSIAVEDTVDGGQMSPGDVAQWTSEQLKDMRRLAKHVQDVRDTVKPLTTKLAEADVERNKLRQDMESAQKKLTEEVENQKSACLQMELLLKKTQATMKETEDRLSEEYGQLSREYASLNKCKSSLEETLAIQQDGLEALEVERNALQEKLETLHIEKEVCSKLQERIQQLESQMSESELLLEKEMAKYHSACHHQESMQTKQKSLLQRVYALDDECEDLHRRLGQREESEIDLCDQLQQMSEDNKRLRVQITSLQDISSQLQHEKQALETHLDEFKTTVTDLKERVKSCTERERLLVAFPDLSPLAHTQPQSTGSVLLDMEQQLQANCMRIRVLEKENTTLNSSLVKLKEAAQHNAVKQADQQCFMVGIR; from the exons ATGTCTAAGTTTTTAGGTCGTCGGGACTGTATAGAAAGTCTACAGAAAGACCTTGCTGACCTCCAAGTTGCCATTTTGGACGTTTTTTCAACAACCGGTCAGTTGCGGGTTTTCTCCTGGAAATTCCCGGACAAACTTTCCTGTAATCTGGACTTGGAGTTGGAGCAGTATGACTTTATGGACGGAGATGATGAATTTAACCAGCATTCTCACATCGTTTTACTGGAGTTAGTAATAGACag ACTACTACTACTTCTCCAAGCATCTAGTGTGTATGTTGAGCAACTGAGCACCATTGAGAAGAAGCAACACCACCACCAGAAGGGAAGCATGTCAATTGGACTTGTTGTCAAAAAATACTGGAGACTTTTAGTTGAGTTTGCCAACATGAAG AAGAGGTACAAGAAAAACGAGTTAAAAACCGACACGTTGGATGGTGATGAGTGTGTATCGTCAACCTCGCGGAACGACAGCATCACCCATGGCTTTTCTGCACCGTCTTCAACGAGCTCTATCACGTTTTTGGCAGAAAACGAGGCACCTTCCAGTGTCATTCACACTCCCAAAGTTGACACCTGCAATATAAGTTGTCAGACTATCCAATCACCCTCGGCTCCCTGCGCCGTATGTCACCAAGTTCAGTCTACTATTAGAAAGACAGGCAAGGCATTAGTCGAACTTCTTCAAGGTGAGGGTCTGCCCTCTTCTTTACAACCACTCTCAATTGCCGTGGAGGACACAGTAGACGGGGGGCAAATGTCACCAGGTGATGTTGCCCAATGGACTAGCGAGCAGCTTAAAGATATGCGCCGACTCGCAAAACATGTACAGGATGTGCGGGATACAGTAAAGCCTCTTACCACGAAACTGGCAGAAGCAGACGTAGAGCGAAACAAATTGCGACAAGACATGGAAAGTGCACAAAAGAAACTAACTGAAGAAGTGGAAAATCAGAAATCTGCATGTCTTCAGATGGAGCTTTTGTTGAAGAAAACACAAGCAACCATGAAAGAAACAGAGGACAGGCTATCAGAGGAGTATGGACAACTTAGTAGAG AATATGCATCCCTAAATAAGTGCAAGTCCAGTCTGGAGGAAACATTAGCAATACAGCAAGATGGACTGGAAGCCCTTG AGGTTGAGCGAAATGCTCTACAGGAGAAACTGGAGACGTTACACATAGAAAAAGAGGTATGTTCAAAACTACAAGAGAGGATCCAACAGTTAGAAAGTCAAATGTCTGAGTCTGAACTACTCCTGGAAAAAGAGATGGCCAAATACCACAGTGCGTGTCATCATCAGGAG TCAATGCAAACAAAGCAAAAGTCTTTGCTGCAGAGAGTTTATGCTCTCGATGACGAGTGCGAGGATCTGCACAGGCGGTTGGGACAGAGGGAGGAAAGTGAGATCGACCTCTGCGATCAACTTCAACAGATGTCAGAGGATAACAAACGACTACGAGTGCAAATCACTTCACTTCAG GATATTAGTTCACAGCTCCAACATGAGAAGCAGGCACTAGAAACACACTTGGACGAGTTCAAGACCACAGTGACTGACCTCAAAGAACGTGTGAAATCCTGTACAGAGAGAGAAAGGTTGCTGGTGGCGTTCCCTGACCTCAGCCCCCTCGCTCACACCCAACCACAGA GTACAGGGAGCGTGCTTTTGGATATGGAGCAACAGTTACAAGCCAACTGCATGCGCATTCGAGTCCTCGAGAAGGAGAACACCACCCTTAACAGCAGCCTGGTGAAATTGAAGGAGGCAGCGCAACATAATGCTGTTAAG CAGGCAGACCAGCAGTGCTTCATGGTGGGGATACGGTGA
- the ccdc157 gene encoding coiled-coil domain-containing protein 157 isoform X3, with product MSKFLGRRDCIESLQKDLADLQVAILDVFSTTGQLRVFSWKFPDKLSCNLDLELEQYDFMDGDDEFNQHSHIVLLELVIDRLLLLLQASSVYVEQLSTIEKKQHHHQKGSMSIGLVVKKYWRLLVEFANMKKRYKKNELKTDTLDGDECVSSTSRNDSITHGFSAPSSTSSITFLAENEAPSSVIHTPKVDTCNISCQTIQSPSAPCAVCHQVQSTIRKTGKALVELLQGEGLPSSLQPLSIAVEDTVDGGQMSPGDVAQWTSEQLKDMRRLAKHVQDVRDTVKPLTTKLAEADVERNKLRQDMESAQKKLTEEVENQKSACLQMELLLKKTQATMKETEDRLSEEYGQLSREYASLNKCKSSLEETLAIQQDGLEALEVERNALQEKLETLHIEKEVCSKLQERIQQLESQMSESELLLEKEMAKYHSACHHQESMQTKQKSLLQRVYALDDECEDLHRRLGQREESEIDLCDQLQQMSEDNKRLRVQITSLQDISSQLQHEKQALETHLDEFKTTVTDLKERVKSCTERERLLVAFPDLSPLAHTQPQSTGSVLLDMEQQLQANCMRIRVLEKENTTLNSSLVKLKEAAQHNAVKQQADQQCFMVGIR from the exons ATGTCTAAGTTTTTAGGTCGTCGGGACTGTATAGAAAGTCTACAGAAAGACCTTGCTGACCTCCAAGTTGCCATTTTGGACGTTTTTTCAACAACCGGTCAGTTGCGGGTTTTCTCCTGGAAATTCCCGGACAAACTTTCCTGTAATCTGGACTTGGAGTTGGAGCAGTATGACTTTATGGACGGAGATGATGAATTTAACCAGCATTCTCACATCGTTTTACTGGAGTTAGTAATAGACag ACTACTACTACTTCTCCAAGCATCTAGTGTGTATGTTGAGCAACTGAGCACCATTGAGAAGAAGCAACACCACCACCAGAAGGGAAGCATGTCAATTGGACTTGTTGTCAAAAAATACTGGAGACTTTTAGTTGAGTTTGCCAACATGAAG AAGAGGTACAAGAAAAACGAGTTAAAAACCGACACGTTGGATGGTGATGAGTGTGTATCGTCAACCTCGCGGAACGACAGCATCACCCATGGCTTTTCTGCACCGTCTTCAACGAGCTCTATCACGTTTTTGGCAGAAAACGAGGCACCTTCCAGTGTCATTCACACTCCCAAAGTTGACACCTGCAATATAAGTTGTCAGACTATCCAATCACCCTCGGCTCCCTGCGCCGTATGTCACCAAGTTCAGTCTACTATTAGAAAGACAGGCAAGGCATTAGTCGAACTTCTTCAAGGTGAGGGTCTGCCCTCTTCTTTACAACCACTCTCAATTGCCGTGGAGGACACAGTAGACGGGGGGCAAATGTCACCAGGTGATGTTGCCCAATGGACTAGCGAGCAGCTTAAAGATATGCGCCGACTCGCAAAACATGTACAGGATGTGCGGGATACAGTAAAGCCTCTTACCACGAAACTGGCAGAAGCAGACGTAGAGCGAAACAAATTGCGACAAGACATGGAAAGTGCACAAAAGAAACTAACTGAAGAAGTGGAAAATCAGAAATCTGCATGTCTTCAGATGGAGCTTTTGTTGAAGAAAACACAAGCAACCATGAAAGAAACAGAGGACAGGCTATCAGAGGAGTATGGACAACTTAGTAGAG AATATGCATCCCTAAATAAGTGCAAGTCCAGTCTGGAGGAAACATTAGCAATACAGCAAGATGGACTGGAAGCCCTTG AGGTTGAGCGAAATGCTCTACAGGAGAAACTGGAGACGTTACACATAGAAAAAGAGGTATGTTCAAAACTACAAGAGAGGATCCAACAGTTAGAAAGTCAAATGTCTGAGTCTGAACTACTCCTGGAAAAAGAGATGGCCAAATACCACAGTGCGTGTCATCATCAGGAG TCAATGCAAACAAAGCAAAAGTCTTTGCTGCAGAGAGTTTATGCTCTCGATGACGAGTGCGAGGATCTGCACAGGCGGTTGGGACAGAGGGAGGAAAGTGAGATCGACCTCTGCGATCAACTTCAACAGATGTCAGAGGATAACAAACGACTACGAGTGCAAATCACTTCACTTCAG GATATTAGTTCACAGCTCCAACATGAGAAGCAGGCACTAGAAACACACTTGGACGAGTTCAAGACCACAGTGACTGACCTCAAAGAACGTGTGAAATCCTGTACAGAGAGAGAAAGGTTGCTGGTGGCGTTCCCTGACCTCAGCCCCCTCGCTCACACCCAACCACAGA GTACAGGGAGCGTGCTTTTGGATATGGAGCAACAGTTACAAGCCAACTGCATGCGCATTCGAGTCCTCGAGAAGGAGAACACCACCCTTAACAGCAGCCTGGTGAAATTGAAGGAGGCAGCGCAACATAATGCTGTTAAG CAGCAGGCAGACCAGCAGTGCTTCATGGTGGGGATACGGTGA
- the ccdc157 gene encoding coiled-coil domain-containing protein 157 isoform X5 yields MSKFLGRRDCIESLQKDLADLQVAILDVFSTTGQLRVFSWKFPDKLSCNLDLELEQYDFMDGDDEFNQHSHIVLLELVIDRLLLLLQASSVYVEQLSTIEKKQHHHQKGSMSIGLVVKKYWRLLVEFANMKKRYKKNELKTDTLDGDECVSSTSRNDSITHGFSAPSSTSSITFLAENEAPSSVIHTPKVDTCNISCQTIQSPSAPCAVCHQVQSTIRKTGKALVELLQGEGLPSSLQPLSIAVEDTVDGGQMSPGDVAQWTSEQLKDMRRLAKHVQDVRDTVKPLTTKLAEADVERNKLRQDMESAQKKLTEEVENQKSACLQMELLLKKTQATMKETEDRLSEEYGQLSREYASLNKCKSSLEETLAIQQDGLEALEVERNALQEKLETLHIEKEVCSKLQERIQQLESQMSESELLLEKEMAKYHSACHHQESMQTKQKSLLQRVYALDDECEDLHRRLGQREESEIDLCDQLQQMSEDNKRLRVQITSLQDISSQLQHEKQALETHLDEFKTTVTDLKERVKSCTERERLLVAFPDLSPLAHTQPQSMHLSSLFSFWNL; encoded by the exons ATGTCTAAGTTTTTAGGTCGTCGGGACTGTATAGAAAGTCTACAGAAAGACCTTGCTGACCTCCAAGTTGCCATTTTGGACGTTTTTTCAACAACCGGTCAGTTGCGGGTTTTCTCCTGGAAATTCCCGGACAAACTTTCCTGTAATCTGGACTTGGAGTTGGAGCAGTATGACTTTATGGACGGAGATGATGAATTTAACCAGCATTCTCACATCGTTTTACTGGAGTTAGTAATAGACag ACTACTACTACTTCTCCAAGCATCTAGTGTGTATGTTGAGCAACTGAGCACCATTGAGAAGAAGCAACACCACCACCAGAAGGGAAGCATGTCAATTGGACTTGTTGTCAAAAAATACTGGAGACTTTTAGTTGAGTTTGCCAACATGAAG AAGAGGTACAAGAAAAACGAGTTAAAAACCGACACGTTGGATGGTGATGAGTGTGTATCGTCAACCTCGCGGAACGACAGCATCACCCATGGCTTTTCTGCACCGTCTTCAACGAGCTCTATCACGTTTTTGGCAGAAAACGAGGCACCTTCCAGTGTCATTCACACTCCCAAAGTTGACACCTGCAATATAAGTTGTCAGACTATCCAATCACCCTCGGCTCCCTGCGCCGTATGTCACCAAGTTCAGTCTACTATTAGAAAGACAGGCAAGGCATTAGTCGAACTTCTTCAAGGTGAGGGTCTGCCCTCTTCTTTACAACCACTCTCAATTGCCGTGGAGGACACAGTAGACGGGGGGCAAATGTCACCAGGTGATGTTGCCCAATGGACTAGCGAGCAGCTTAAAGATATGCGCCGACTCGCAAAACATGTACAGGATGTGCGGGATACAGTAAAGCCTCTTACCACGAAACTGGCAGAAGCAGACGTAGAGCGAAACAAATTGCGACAAGACATGGAAAGTGCACAAAAGAAACTAACTGAAGAAGTGGAAAATCAGAAATCTGCATGTCTTCAGATGGAGCTTTTGTTGAAGAAAACACAAGCAACCATGAAAGAAACAGAGGACAGGCTATCAGAGGAGTATGGACAACTTAGTAGAG AATATGCATCCCTAAATAAGTGCAAGTCCAGTCTGGAGGAAACATTAGCAATACAGCAAGATGGACTGGAAGCCCTTG AGGTTGAGCGAAATGCTCTACAGGAGAAACTGGAGACGTTACACATAGAAAAAGAGGTATGTTCAAAACTACAAGAGAGGATCCAACAGTTAGAAAGTCAAATGTCTGAGTCTGAACTACTCCTGGAAAAAGAGATGGCCAAATACCACAGTGCGTGTCATCATCAGGAG TCAATGCAAACAAAGCAAAAGTCTTTGCTGCAGAGAGTTTATGCTCTCGATGACGAGTGCGAGGATCTGCACAGGCGGTTGGGACAGAGGGAGGAAAGTGAGATCGACCTCTGCGATCAACTTCAACAGATGTCAGAGGATAACAAACGACTACGAGTGCAAATCACTTCACTTCAG GATATTAGTTCACAGCTCCAACATGAGAAGCAGGCACTAGAAACACACTTGGACGAGTTCAAGACCACAGTGACTGACCTCAAAGAACGTGTGAAATCCTGTACAGAGAGAGAAAGGTTGCTGGTGGCGTTCCCTGACCTCAGCCCCCTCGCTCACACCCAACCACAGAGTATGCACTTATCTTCATTATTCAGTTTTTGGAATTTATAG